The genomic segment GTCTGAATTGTTGCTGGAGCTAACAGCCAATAGAGGACAAGGAGCCCCCTTGCTGCTTGGCGTTGGCACTTCTAGGCTTGGAGATGGTGCGGACGGAAGTCCCGGTGGTGTGTCCAGCAAGGAAAAGTGAGTTACAGGTTGCTTCTGACTTTCAGGTCCAAAatgcctctccttttttttttttttttttttttttttttcctctttttgccatttcttgggccgctcccgcagcatatggaggttcccaggctagtggtctaattggagctgtggctgccagcctacaccagagccacagcaactcaggatccgagccgcatctgccacctgcaccacagctcacggcaacgccggatcattaatccactgagtaagggcagggatcgaacccgcaacctcatggttcctagtcggattcgttaaccactgcgccacgacaggaactcccataatgccTCTCCTGATAGTGGGTACATAGTTCTTCCTTCATGACTAGGGGTCACTTCCATACTGGTGGAAAAGCCCAAAGACCAGGCGATTTGACAGGCTGTTTGGGGTCTGAATGCCTTTGGAGTCTCCAGTGGTACAACCCTGAATCCAAAAGCATTTCCTTGAGTGTTGGGCATGCAGGTTTGTTCGGGTGTGGTGTCagttccttttaatttttctacctAAGCCAGTGCTTCCTGTCAGTCACCCCCAATCTCAAGCGGGGTACCAGAGCCAAAGGGATACATGCAGCCTCCCCACTGAGTGACCTCTGTCTGCTTTTACACTTTCAATTCACGGCCACCAGCCCAGCTTTCCGGGGCCAAAGAATGTGCAACCCTGTTCCTAGAAGACTGCATGCACAGTATTCAAGCCAACTAATTTTGGGTTTGAATTTCTGTCTCTGCAGAATCTAAAGGGAGTGAGAATGGGATCTACTGATGGACTAGAGTTGTGTTGCAGAGGGAGGGATGAGGGAGAGTGTCCTAGGAGACTATGAGAGGGAAATACTGCCCTTTTTAAGGTGGCACATGGCAGTTCTCAGGGTGAGAGTAGGGTCGAAATCAGAGCTGGCCGTCACACAAAGCCAGGGCAGTCCATCGGTGGGTttggtcaggaggcaggaggaagggctctgagTTGTTACTGGAGAGCATGGCCACCAGAGATCAGTGACAGAGCAGAGCAACTTGCTTGCTATTGGCATATCCCAGCTCAGAGATGGGGTTCAAGATGAGGCTATTAAATCCCGCCAGGATGTGCCTAGCAAGCAGGGGGATGTTACAGGTCACACCTGATTCTCCAGTCGAAGTGACCTCATCTAATAGAAACGGCATTGCATGGTTCTGCCTTCACATCAGTGGGTCTCATTCAGATAGCTAGGGTAGCCTGAAGTCCAGGCACTTCGACAGGCTGTCAGCATCCTCACTCCCTTTAGATTCAGCAGAGACAGAAATTCAAATCCAAAAATAGTTGGCTAGAATACTGGGAATGCAGTGTTCTAGAAACAAGGTTGTACACTCTTTGGCCCAAGAAAAGTTGAACTGGCGACCGAGCATGGAAAGAGTAAAAGCAGACAGAGGGCACACAGGAGGGACTGAGGATATATCCGTTTGGCCCTGGAAACTCGAATGAGATCCAGGACTTCACAGGAGTTCTTCACCTTTACACGTAGGATCCTTGGCGCAAGTGTCtaccagaggaggaagaggctcaggTGGAATGGGACGGAGCAGGTAAGGTGTGGAGCTCTCTGGAGGCAAAAGGCACAGGGATCAGCTCAGTCTGCCCCCCAGAATACCACCACATTGACACACTGCATTGATGACCAAAAGCCCAGCTTTCTAGACGTTAAATTCCACACCGGCCTGATTCGAAGAAACTGCGTGTCCAAGATTCAAGCCAGGTATTTCTGAGTCCCGTGTTGTGCCTCCAAACAGCCCAAGGACACTCAGGGCCTTGACACTCAGGGCCTTGACCTCTCTCGCCATGGGGCCACCCGGCCAGGCAGGAATCGAGCCATGGATGTGATGGCAGGAACTTGTCCCTTCTCTGAGCTGAGGGACTTTGGGCCACAGGGTCAGAGGCACCAGGTACCCAAACACAAGTACCCGAGGACCTCGCTCTGTTTCCTCCACCCAACCGTCTCCCACCATGAGATCTCGGTCTGGAACTGCGGCCCAGGAGCTGCAGGAGGGGTTCTGCTCGCGCTCTGGCACCTTCCAACCGGCCTGGGCTCTACAAGCACCTCTCAGTCCTCCCTCCACACCCCACAGCAGAACCCTGGTCTGCACTGGCCCAGGGCACTTGCCAGAGTGACACCCTCACTCCTCTGTCTCTCCGCTCACTGAAATGCTCTACAGGCAGTGCTGTGGCCATCTCAGAGTGGGTCAGGGCACCCACTCCACCCAACACCACCCCACTTTTGATGTCAGCAACCCCATTAGGTACACGCCAGGAGCAGGCTTTGAATTAGCTGCCTTCATCCCCGGGACTCAGCTTGCAATGATGGACCACCCGGCCATCATGCCCCTTTCCCAGTGTCACGGACGTTCCTTCGAACACGTGCCACGCAGAGGAAAAAGCctcagggagagagggaaggaagaggaggtggtGGAATTTCTCGGCAGAAAGAGCCCAGCAGTGAGCACAGCCCGACCCCAAGACACCACTGCACTGACGCACTGCATTCAGGACCTGAAGCCCAGCTTGCTGGAAGCCAAAAATCCCTGCCAGGAAGACTTAGCAACTGCGCGTCCCACCCATTGTCTCTGGGTCCAGAGACCCGCCTCCAAACAAGCAAAGGACACTCAGACCCCGGACAGCCTGTCCATCTCCCTGATCTTGGGGCCACCCGGCCGGACGGGGATTGAATTCGACACATCCCCTCACTGAGTGGAGGCAAACGGGGCCACGGGGTCACaggtgccacacacacacacacacacacgcacgcacacgcacacgcacgcacacgcacacacacgcacacacacacacggctccGGGCGCTTCCTCGAGGTTCCCTCCGCTCAATCCCCTTCTGAGCCAGGGAGACCCAGGGCTCTGCTGGCCCTCTGGCGCCGTCTGGCGGACACGCGCCCTCACAGCACCTCTGCCCTTCCTCTGGGTCCCACAGTGGAACCCTGGTCTGCACTTGGCTGGGGGCACGGGCCGGCAGGGATGTCCTGACTCTTCTCCTTGGCAGGGCACTTAAGTGCCACGATGGGTGGGGGGAATGTGACCATTTCAAAGTCGCCAGGGGCACGCACCGCCCAGGACACGGTCCCACCCCCTGAGAGCAGACACCCCGGCTGGCTAGGTCGGGAGAGCTGCCTGTCGGTCGATCAGCACCTTCGGCTCTGGCACCAGGTTCGAGATCCAGGACCACCCAGGCATTGTTCGCTCTTACCTGGCTTTAGGTGCGTTCCCAGGCCCAGGTGcccagcagaggaggaagaggctcaggTGGAATGGGACGGAGCAGGTAAGGTGTGGAGCTCTCTGGAGGCAAAAGGCACAGGGATCAGCTCAGTCTGCCCCCCAGAATACCACCACATTGACACACTGCATTGATGACCAAAAGCCCAGCTTTCTAGACGTTAAATTCCACACCGGCCTGATTCGAAGAAACTGCGTGTCCAAGATTCAAGCCAGGTATTTCTGAGTCCCGTGTTGTGCCTCCAAACAGCCCAAGGACACTCAGGGCCTTGACACTCAGGGCCTTGACCTCTCTCGCCATGGGGCCACCCGGCCAGGCAGGAATCGAGCCATGGATGTGATGGCAGGAACTTGTCCCTTCTCTGAGCTGAGGGACTTTGGGCCACAGGGTCAGAGGCACCAGGTACCCAAACACAAGTACCCGAGGACCTCGCTCTGTTTCCTCCACCCAACCGTCTCCCACCATGAGATCTCGGTCTGGAACTGCGGCCCAGGAGCTGCAGGAGGGGTTCTGCTCGCGCTCTGGCACCTTCCAACCGGCCTGGGCTCTACAAGCACCTCTCAGTCCTCCCTCCACACCCCACAGCAGAACCCTGGTCTGCACTGGCCCAGGGCACTTGCCAGAGTGACACCCTCACTCCTCTGTCTCTCCGCTCACTGAAATGCTCTACAGGCAGTGCTGTGGCCATCTCAGAGTGGGTCAGGGCACCCACTCCACCCAACACCACCCCACTTTTGATGTCAGCAACCCCATTAGGTACACGCCAGGAGCAGGCTTTGAATTAGCTGCCTTCATCCCCGGGACTCAGCTTGCAATGATGGACCACCCGGCCATCATGCCCCTTTCCCAGTGTCACGGACGTTCCTTCGAACACGTGCCACGCAGAGGAAAAAGCctcagggagagagggaaggaagaggaggtggtGGAATTTCTCGGCAGAAAGAGCCCAGCAGTGAGCACAGCCCGACCCCAAGACACCACTGCACTGACGCACTGCATTCAGGACCTGAAGCCCAGCTTGCTGGAAGCCAAAAATCCCTGCCAGGAAGACTTAGCAACTGCGCGTCCCACCCATTGTCTCTGGGTCCAGAGACCCGCCTCCAAACAAGCAAAGGACACTCAGACCCCGGACAGCCTGTCCATCTCCCTGATCTTGGGGCCACCCGGCCGGACGGGGATTGAATTCGACACATCCCCTCACTGAGTGGAGGCAAACGGGGCCACGGGGTCACaggtgccacacacacacacacgcacacgcacacacacacgcacgcacacacacacacgcacacacacacacgtctccGGGCGCTTCCTCGAGGTTCCCTCCGCTCAATCCCCTTCTGAGCCAGGGAGACCCAGGGCTCTGCTGGCCCTCTGGCGCCGTCTGGCGGACACGCGCCCTCACAGCACCTCTGCCCTTCCTCTGGGTCCCACAGTGGAACCCTGGTCTGCACTTGGCTGGGGGCACGGGCCGGCAGGGATGTCCTGACTCTTCTCCTTGGCAGGGCACTTAAGTGCCACGATGGGTGGGGGGAATGTGACCATTTCAAAGTCGCCAGGGGCACGCACCGCCCAGGACACGGTCCCACCCCCTGAGAGCAGACACCCCGGCTGGCTAGGTCGGGAGAGCTGCCTGTCGGTCGATCAGCACCTTCGGCTCTGGCACCAGGTTCGAGATCCAGGACCACCCAGGCATTGTTCGCTCTTACCTGGCTTTAGGTGCGTTCCCAGGCCCAGGTGcccagcagaggaggaagaggctcaggTGGAATGGGACGGAGCAGGTAAGGTGTGGAGCTCTCTGGAGGCAAAAGGCACAGGGATCAGCTCAGTCTGCCCCCCAGAATACCACCACATTGACACACTGCATTGATGACCAAAAGCCCAGCTTTCTAGACGTTAAATTCCACACCGGCCCGATTCGAAGAAA from the Sus scrofa isolate TJ Tabasco breed Duroc chromosome 9, Sscrofa11.1, whole genome shotgun sequence genome contains:
- the LOC102163011 gene encoding uncharacterized protein LOC102163011, producing the protein MAREVKALSVKALSVLGLFGGTTRDSEIPGLNLGHAVSSNRVRANNAWVVLDLEPGARAEGADRPTGSSPDLASRGVCSQGVGPCPGRCVPLATLKWSHSPHPSWHLSALPRRRVRTSLPARAPSQVQTRVPLWDPEEGQRCCEGACPPDGARGPAEPWVSLAQKGIERREPRGSARRRVCVCVCVCACVCVCVCVCVCVAPVTPWPRLPPLSEGMCRIQSPSGRVAPRSGRWTGCPGSECPLLVWRRVSGPRDNGWDAQLLSLPGRDFWLPASWASGPECSASVQWCLGVGLCSLLGSFCREIPPPPLPSLSP